A window of Pyrus communis chromosome 3, drPyrComm1.1, whole genome shotgun sequence genomic DNA:
ctaccatttccataatcccccaaacctcaccttagaccttgtgccataataaagaggaagagaagaggacctaaacgttcatacaattcaagtttgagttgttggaatgtttaggtgattctttgatttcaatgtttcattttaattctctttgttttgtacgtataaggaatgaaagagaagagtgcctaaacgttcatacaattcaagtttgagttgttggaatgtttaggtgtttctttgatttcaacgtaatgagaaactaaaaccccctttagctagggggtgattcgaaataaatgtttatgcttgcatatgaattgattaaactttcgttggaatttcataagttgtggattcaattcgtttaattgtttgattgataacttatttatgtatgttcattgagattgcaagcttaattttcatgcatgaatatgacgctagaatataagtgagtttcacctaaacgttacgaacttatattcacaagtagtggaggttgctcataaacaatcgcgttaaacgaattcttggcataagtttcatgcgtattccatagtaacgaatgcctcgtcaacacttatagttttcataatgcttaatgatctttgattgtatctttattgtgcttttcacgtaaaggacttttggagaatgtggtgaattgcgttgcgctaacccatccaattcattaacttaaggagaacttgacggttaatttaagcggacctaattaacccggggcgttgagtttcataatttatcgaaagaccaactgagaatcaatcttgtatgcaagtgtaacatgtatggagatgaaccccttagctattctatcatccattcattccatttcatcaattccatatttacattctgtctagtttattaacttgtttcgttatttcaattttcgtaaaaacctcaatcccccttttgctttaatgttcattttagttagaattcaatttagtttgtgtttttaaagcattttgagtcttttgatttgttttagtgttttaaagtttagttttacattctttgagtctagtttagtgttttaaactttattttacgtttttgagtcagtttccaagagttttgcaatccctcataatccccggtccagaacgatccctacttgcacctatactacaatttgacaaaaagagggtttaatttgagtgtcaagtaattttcacatcaaacctTATATGACCGTCCGAATAGTAGGaagtatgaaaaagaaaaggagattcGTTAATTATCTAGTCTGAATTGGTGAACTAGTAAAAtcttaggggtgtgctatccacacacccctttttacttctcacacaccctttgttaatttccgtctgttgatcttcttcaattcatttgattcgacggtcgaaaattagaagggtgtgtgagaagtaaaaaatggtgtgtggatatcacaccccaaatCTTATTATGACCGTTCATCATGGTCGTCCGCTGATTCCATCATGAACAAGTGTACAGAGCTTCTTGTGGGAAAATGTACTTATTTTGGTACACTACTAATTACAAGACGATACTTGGATTTAAAGAAATGCAGATCACCCAACATGTAATGGGACTCTCAATTATGCATCTCAAAAATTGCTTCACATAAACCTTTATCAAAATATGTATGAAGCAATTGTATCTGCGTCCCGTGATCTGGTTATCCAAAAACTTTGATAAAGGACAGTTGACTATGGCTTCATGAAATGCAGCCCAATAGTTAAGAGGCATATATAGTAGGTGAATATTGATGAACTTTATAGGCTCATGCAGGTAACCACCTATTGCTAGAAgttgagttttatcacaaaatgtctCGAAAATATTAGTGATGGAAATTCTCATATATTAATGGTGTATTATTTTGTCACATTACCGATGTGGGATCCTATTCTCTAACAAATATATCTGAGTAGTTAATACATGTTCAAATATATTAGTATCACTTCAAGGAGACAAAGGAGAAATTTCGAAGTGTGACAATCACATATAAAAAATTTCCCAATTCTAGAAGCATGAGAGTGGTtttttggtactattcattatAGGACGATTCTGGGATCCGGAGAAGCATATGCGAGAAGCTCCTTGTTGGTTTCAAACAAGGTCTTCTTTCAATGTCAATTTCCCTTCAATGGTAGTGCCATATCTTGCATCCATCAACAAGATCATGTTTTTTATGTCTACAATACCATCGATAACTGCCCATGACGGCCTTCCCCATCCATAGTTGGTTGAGTAGAAAGGAAACCTGCCCCAATTGGTGGAAAATTATTTGTCATATCATCGTTTTGAATGAGCTTAGcaaaatcattgaaaagttGAAATAAATCCTTCACGGTGATTCCATTAGCATAGCTTACCTTAAATTCCTCAAAGCTCTTCCTCAATTTAGCAACCAAGTTTTGAGATCATAGTGATCATCTACTTTACTTTCTTTAATCTTTGCCGTAATGAACCACAAATTTTTCCCATTAAGCTTTCTGCCAAAGGCTGCACAAATATattcctcatgttcacagatTGATGCCACAAAGACGTCTTTATACAAGAGGAAGTTCGATCTTGATTCTTCTATTGCGCATTACCAAATGAGTCAAGACACTACTTCAACACACGTAGGACTTGGTACTGTGGCACTGGAAGCTTCGGCCTTGAGAGCAGCAATCTTTGAAGCATCAACACATATTTCCTTGTTATGCACTTAGTCTTCAGAAACTTGCAAGGCAGGTTGTGGTAAGTTCAAATCTTGTGGTGGAAAAAGAGTAGTTGCAACTCAAAATTTGGCAGGAACCACTACAGGATCAATAATACTTACAATCTGGTTTGTCCAAAATCTTCGACATGGGACAGTTGACTTGGGCTTCCAGAAATGAAGCTTCATGGTCGTTGCAGCTGAATGAAACATTATATTGGAATTCCCCAGCAAAGGGGTAGAAATGACTGAGGGATTCAGATAATGATTTCTTTAGACAATCAAATCTATCAGCAAACAAAGCATGGCGATCGATACTAGCCGCATGACCAACATTGGGATAGAAGATAATTAGTTGGATATAGATTTCAAGTTAAAACTAGTCAGAAAAAGAGAAGGATAAATTCCTAAGCTGGTAAAGAGTTAGAGATGATGGTTCAATTGTTTCCTTGCAGATTACTTCAACCTTGATATCTGAAGCCAATTTTGCTCCACAATGGAGTTTATAACAAAACAAATACCCTCCATATAAAAGAGGTTGTTGGAGAGTTGACCTTTGTAATTAGCTTAGTTACCTGTTTGGGTCATTGTAATCAGGATGTAATTAGGATAGATATTATTTGgtgtttctttccttgtaaatcaaTCTTGTACAATGTATATTTCCCTCTTTGGTGAGAAGAATAATATCAGAAAATTAAACCCCAAAATAAACCCTAGTtagcatggtatcagagcagagaTCCTAGGATTTTTGCTATGCCCGTTCCCTCAAGCAAACTCGGGCCTCCCATAAAGAACCTACCACCACTCCATGATGGAAACAATTTCATCCTAACCCATCCTATCCCTATACTAAACACTAcaaccctaaacactactacccTAGTTGACCCTACCATGAATCctcttgttttgagttcttccGACATGCCTCCGGAGTCCTTAGGTAATTGTGGTTATGCTTTTAATATGAATAATTGTGATTCTCAGTCCGATTGGATCATTGACTCCAGTGCCACAGACCATATGACCTATGACCCCACTGATTTAGCTTGTGATATTGTTCCACTTCAATGAAATATTACTAATGCTAATGGTGTCACCTTACCGGTAACTGGCGTTGGCACTGTACACCTCACGTTTACCCTCCATTTTCCGTATACACTACTTGTACCTTCATTAAAGCATAAATTGATGTCTCCTGGCCAAGCTACTGAGCAATTGAACCGTTATGTACTATTGTATCCAAAGTTTTGTCTTATTCAGGATAGTCTCATAAAGGAGATAATTGTTCGTGGCACTAAGAAGGGGGATCTCTATTTTGTGGATGATGTCAGTACAGGATGGGTCAATCTCGCCCAATGAGCGGTTGATCACAAACGGCATCAGATATGGTTATGGCATCGTCGTTTGGGTCATCCGTCTTTCAGTTATTTATAGCATATGTTTCTAGATTTATTTGTTGGTTGTTCGGTTTCAGACTTTAAATGTGACACTTGCGTACTTGCCAAGAGTCACCGTGTTTCTTATCCGTTGAATTCTAATAAAAGTGTTATTCCTTTTGGTCTTGGTCATtcagatgtttggggaccatctccGATTACTACTTCATCTGGTATTAGGTGGTTTGTAACATTCATAGATGATTGCACACGGATGACATGGTTATACCTTATTAAGCATAAAAGTGATGTGTTTCTGGCGTTTAAGACATTCCACACCATGGTTCAGACATAATTTTCTACTAAAATCCGGATTTTGCAttctgataatggtggtgaatatgtTAATAATGATTTTACACATTATTTAACTAATCAAGGAATATTCCATGAGATTACTTGTCCTCAGACACCTCAACAGAATGGGGTGGCTGAGCGCAAAAATCGCCATCTATTAGAAATGGCTTCATCATTATTGATTAGGGCGGATGTTTCCCGCTCCTCTTGGGATGTTGCTCTTCAGACTTCCACTTACCTTATCAACCGCATGCCAtccaaagtattgaattttctTACACCTTTGCAAGTTCTTGCTACATTCTTGCCTCTACCGTCCGTTTTGGTGCTCCCACCGCGAGTTTTTGGATGTGTTGCCTTTGTTCATCTACATAAAAATCAACGGACAAAACTTGACCCAAGTGTTCTTCGTTGTGTTTTCATGGGATATGGACTACATTAGAAAGGGTACCGTTGTACCACCCTCTTTCACGTCGGATGTATACTACCATGGATGTTACTTTTTTTTAGTCTAAGATGTTTACTCTCCGGCTTCTTCCAACCCTCCTCTTCACGGGGAGACACTGCATGACGAGCAAGTTTGGACTATGGCTGCTACCACTGATCTTCTGCTACCACTATTAGCTGAGCCAATAGTCGAGCCTGCAGTGGCTACGATGCCAGCCTAGCCAACAAAAACAGCATCGCTGCCCATAGAACCAGCAGCAGGCATGACACTACCGTCCTCACTCACGGCAACAGGGTTGCCACTTGTCGATCTTAAGACTTCTACTGATATTACTCCCCCTCGTCTGAAAATATAGTACCGCCAGATGACCATACTCCAGAGAATATTCCTGAAGTAAGATCTACTATCCCTATTGATGTATCCGATGTTCTGAATTATCAGTTACCTTTCAGGCATAACCAGGGAAAACCACCCAATCGATATTCACCGGAAACAACAAAAGTCTCTAAATATCCCATTGCCAACTATGTGTCATCACATAAATTATCAGAACCCAACAAAGCTTTTGTACAACAAATATCCAATGATAGCACACCAAGTTCATTGAAAGATGCACTATCTGATGATCAATGGACCAAggcaatggaggaagaaatggatgcacTTTAGAAAAATCTAACATAGGATTTAGTTCTGCTACCCCAAGGAAAGAAGAGAGTGGGATGTCGATGGGTGTACACCATCAAGTACAAAGCTGATAGGTCGATTAAACGATACAAAGCAGGATTGGTGGCCAAGGGATACACTCAGACGTATGGTGTTGATTATACGAAAACATTTGCTCCAGTAGCAAAGATTAATACGGTAAGAGTGTTACTTTCGTTGGCGGCTAACTTGGATTGGCCATTACaacaatttgatgtgaaaaatgctttcttacatggtaatCTTAAAAAAGAAGTGTATATGAATATTCCACCTAGTTATGCATCGGTTTCACAACCCGGAATGGTGTGTAAGTTGAATAAGGCAttgtatggattgaaacaatcaccTTGAGCATGGTTTGGTAGGTTCCAGACAGCTATGAGGAAGTATGGGTTCAAGCAGAGCAATTCCGATCATACACTTTTCTTGAAATGTCGAATGGGTAAATTGACGGCACTTATTATTTGtgtggatgatatgattgttACGAGTGATGATAAAGAGGAAATATCAAGCCTGAAAGATTACTTAGCAACTAAGttcgagatgaaagatcttggtggaTTGAAATATTTCTGGGTATAGAAGTAGCTCAATCTAAACAGAGTATATTTCTatctcaaagaaaatatgttctTGACTTGTTAGCCGAAACCGAAATGCTTGATTGTAAATCGGTTGACACCCCTATAGTCCAAAATCACCATCTTACCGTGCACCCTGATCAAGTTCCCAATAACTGAGATCGTTATCAAAGGTTAGTTGGgaggttaatttatttatctcatACCAGGCCTAATATTGCATATGCAGTAAGTGTTGTTAGTTAATTTATGCATTCCCCGAGTGATACGCATATGGGTGCAGTTGAACGCATTCTACGATACCTAAAGTCTGCCCCGGGTAAAGGCATCATGTTTTCTAAGAATGGTCATTGCCGGATAGAAGGTTTTACcaatgcagattgggcagggaaTATTACTGATCGACAGTCCACATCGGGTTACTTTACATTTGTGGTGGGAAATTTAGTGACTTGGCGGAGTAAGAAACAGAAAGTGGTTGCTTTATCAAGTGCAGAGGTGGAATACAGAGGTATGGCAAAAGGAGTATGTGAATTATTATGGCTTCGAAGGTTACTCGAAGAACTCGGGTGTCCTTCAATGTCGGCTTCGAATTTGTTTTATAATAATAAAGCAGCGATTGATATCTCACACAACCCAATCCAACATGATCGCACGAAACATGTGGAAGTTGACAGACACTTCATTAAGGAGAAGTTGGATGGGAATATTATTCAATTCCCGTTCGTAAAGTCAGAGGATCAATTAGCGGACATCTTAACTAAAGCTGTTGCCAGTCAAGCGTTCTACAACTCTCTCGTCAAGTTGGGCATGAACGAcatttatgcaccaacttgagggggagtgttggagaGTTAACCTTTGTAATTAGCTTAGTTACCTGTTTGGGTCCTTGTAATCAGGATGTAAATAGGATAGATATTATTTGgtgtttctttccttgtaaatcaaTCTTGTACAATATATATTTCCCTCCTTGGTGAGAAGAATAATATCAGAAAATTAAACCCCAAAATAAGCCCGAGTTAGCGGAGGAGAAGTGAACACAATGAATTAATGGAAGTCAACTTCTTTCTATGTGCTTTCTTGCTGGAATCAATGTAAATTGTTTGCCTCCCAGTAATTTATATCTTCATTTTTGAGGAAAGCTTAAGGGTTTGGTATTCTTCTTggatctattaaaaaaaataaaaatagaaataaaaaaaataaaaaaactaatgaatatcaagtaatttagtTATATTCACCATTTTTTAAGATGTCTGATATTCAcatatttctttttacttttgacattctttattaatttctgtcctttgattttctttaattcatttgatccgacaGTTGAAAATTAAGAGGgtttgtgagaagtaaaaaggagtGTGCACACACTCCTTTTTTAAAACAAAGAATTGGATCAAAGAAGAATACTAAATAGGTAATTTTCCTATTAATAAACACTTGTATGACCAAAATTTACACATATTTGCGTAATTTCAAAAGGATCCTATCCAGTCAGAACCTCATGTACAGACCCTACGCCACCTTGTGCATCAATCTCCATTTCGTCATTATTTTTCGGTTTATTGTGCTTATTGCCATGCCTCATCAGAATCAAAGACAAGTTTTGCagcatatttttctttcaatcctTCAATGTCTTCCATCAATTTAGCAACCAAGTCTTTCAGATTATGACACTACTCTCTTCATCAGCCTTTGATATAACATTCCTAGCTAAGTTTTCTGGCAAGGGAGGCACAACCCTTTTGCGCAAGTTCACATCTTGATAGAAAAATGAAGGCCTTTGCTTCCCCAAGTTTGATCTCGATGCTTTGGTTGCAGACTTCCAAATGAGCGTTGAAACCACTTCTACGCATGTAGGTTTGGGAACAACTGAACTGGCTAATTCAGATCGAAGAGTGGCATTCTTTGAGGCATCAAACACATACCTCTATgttatgaatttttcttttatgactTCCCTTGCTGGTGACTGTGATGAGTAGAAAATCCTATTGGTCAAAAAACAGATGCGGCACCAAATTCTGGAAGGTTTAGTACCTGATCACTGTCACTTGACCCAAGGGCTATTATGGCCCAACAATTGATGAAAGTTCATAATGTGGATGCATCAGCCAATCCTATGTGCAATGCTCAACCCAATTGCCATTCCACCACACTCAAAACAAATTAACTTGTACAAAAAGCAACCAGCCTGTGCATCTTTGGATTCAATTTCAATTGGAAGGAATGGTTTCAATATCTGGCCATCTGGGTTCTCCAAAATATCCACAAGCAACAGCTGATTTGTGCTTTGATGAATGCAGCACCATCATCGTTGCACTTGACTATGGAATTACCTTTGACAATCCTTCCTGCTGAAGGGTAGAAGTGAGTGAGAGTTTTAGCTAATAATTCCATTAGATGCTGGCATCTTTCATCGATGCTCCATGCATGGCGGCGTGTACTGACCTTACTGGTAGTAATGGTAGTACTGGTAATGGGATAGGAGAGAAGTAGTGGGGTGTAAATTTCGATAGCCATCTGATCGAAAAAAGAGAGCGTATAACTTCTCAAGTGAAGAGGAGTTAAGGTGGATGGTTTAATTGTTTGCCAGTCAATAATTTCTACCTTGATTTCTGTGGCCATCTTACCTTGCTCTAGGTAGTTGATGCCTTGCTAGATCATGTAAACACTTATGATTTgatcatataatatatatatatatatatatgcatatatgtatAGGCTCTCCTTAGTATTCACCATGAGCGCTCAAGTGCTAACCAACTCGAGTTTACGGCGCTGCACATATTTGTATTTATAGCGATGCTATGCATAGTGCCAAACTCTACTATGGTATgcataataataaaaaacaaatccGGTCTTTTATAAAGAAAAGTCAATGATTAAAAGTAACACATTCTTAATCACTCCACAAAGAGAACGACATCACACCAACAATTGAAAGCGACAAGAGGATACTAATTAATTACAGAGTCATATAGAGAAGCATCTGCAAGCAAGCGGCTCCTGATTGCTTTAGTTATGGCCATGGCTTCTTCTTTTGAAGTCAACTGAGCTGGTATGCCATTGCCATCTTCAAAGACCACGGTTCATGTATTAGATAATAATTGAAATACACAGAGGGTTCATTGATTGTTCTAATATGAAGCTGAAAACATATCAAATTTATTGAAGATGCAGTACAGAAACAATAAGGAGCAAAAAGTAATGAAAGCACACAGACAGTAGAAGCATCGAAACAACAATTCAAACGTATACAATCACATCCATCTAAGAACCGCAAGAGGATGTTAATTAAATGACAGGCGGATTCACAGAAGCATATGCAAGCAGGTCTTCATGTTTTTCAATTATGGCCATGTCTTCTTCTGTGACAGTCAACAACGCTTCCACACCAACACCATCACTTGTGTCCATTAATAGAATCGTATTCTTGAATTCACTACCATGAGTACTCACCCATGATGGCTGCCCCcatccaaaatttgtttcatagaAGGGAAACCTGCACCAACTGCTACAACTATAGGTCACCATACTGTCATTTATCAGGATGTTCCCAGACTCTttgatgctttgaagtgcaTCCTCACAACTAACACTGTTTGGATACTTTTCTTTATATTCCTCAATGCCATTCCTGAATTTTGCAACCAAGCCTTCCAGATCCACCTCACTCTCCATACTCATTGCTGCAAAGTACCACAAAAAGTTCCCCAATATGTTTTCCGCCAAGGTTTTCCCTGATCTTTTTCTCATGTTCACCGCTTGAGACCACACAGATGGTTTTGTAAAACCTAAGTTTGATCTTGAAGCTTCCATTGCACATTTCCAAATGAGCGCTGATACAACTTCAACTCGCGTAGGATTTGGCACGGTGGCACTGGCAGCTTTGGACTTGAGAGCAGCAACCTTTGAGGCATCAAACACAAATCTCTTTGTTATACCCTTATCTGGAGAAAATTCCGCGGTTACTTGTTGTGAATTGAAGATATCTTGTGGCGGGAAGAGAGTAGCTGCAATGCCAAATTCTGGAGAAGGCACTGCATGGTCAGTAGCACCTGCCAAGCCAAGGGCAATTGCGGTCCAGCTTTTGATGAATGCGCTGAGTGTAGAAGCATCAGCGACCTTATGTGAAATGCTAATCCCAATTGCCAATCCACCACATGTAAATGAGCTGACCTGCACCAGCAGAAGATGGCCTGCCTCTGCTTGCTTGGAATCCATTGAAGTTGGAATCAACTGTCTGAAGATCTGGAAATCAGGTTTGTCCAAAATCTTCGATATGGGACAGTTGACTTGGGCTTCAATCAATCCAGCCCCATGGTCACTGCAGCTGATAGAAACATTATATACGAATTCTCCCGCAAAGGGGTAGAAATGAGTGAGGGTTTTAGATAACGATTTTTTCAGAAGGCTGAATCTATAAGCAAACGAAGCATGGTGATCGAGACTGGCCTCATCACCGCCATTGGGATAGAAGAGAATTAGTGGGACATAAAGTTCAGGGGTAAGCTGATCATAACCGGAGAGGCTGGTAGTTTTAAGGTGGTGAGGAGTTGGAGAGGAAGGTTTAATTGTTTCCTTGTGGAGGATTTCAACCTTGATCTCTGAAGCCATCTTATTGCTCCACACTTGAGTtgcataacaaaacaaagaccCTCAATATAAAAGAGGCGAAGTGAACACAATGAATTAATGGAAGTCAACTTCTTTCCATGTGCTTTCTAGCAACACAATGAACTAATTAATGGAAGTCAACTTCTTTCCATGTGCTTTCTTGCTGGAACCGAAGGTAAACTGTTTGCCTCTCGGTATTTTATACCTTCATTTAAGaaagtcttcttagcatttctcaagtTATAAACCATGCTTCTTCTGTTTTcataaagagtaatgctagcgaaactaaatttatagactaaaattgcaaactaaatgatgtgtcaccaataataaataagcacattaatcaacatttaagtaataattcaatcatcaacttccatttCTTTACTCCAATTGCTTTCACCGCATTATTTTCTTCAACAAAAGTAAAAGTTGTAAGAGGAGATCTTACACCATCAAGAATGTCAATATTCCTCCATATCCCCAAACCGTAAAACGCGTATGAGGTCATTACTAACCTTAACCTGTAGTTGGTAATCTTTTTTTCCCTGGATTTTGTAAGAGCTGCAGACTTTGGTTTCGTTACGTTGGCAAGAGAAATGTGCTCCTCCCTTCGAACTCAAGTTTGAACCTAAACAATTTCACTAGGTTGCGCTCATACTTGTAACTTGTTCgaatgcatgaaaaaaaaaaaatacttaaatagGAAACCTGATCTGCTCTATGTATTATACTAATTAGTCAACTATGAAAACCAATTGCATACCATATAGCCCCAAAAACTTAAGTTGCTAGGGAACACATGACGCTTTGCCCCATGCTACAAACTAACCAAATTAAGAAGTGAGGAATCTTGGGGAATCAGAACATCTCGCCAAAAAGTCTCCGGCATGTAACATGTTAGACGGTCACTTgcctaaaaaattaatttgtttgggaAATGGGGGCTAATAATGCTTCGGGAGCCCTTAGAATTCGACAACGTAGGCCTTGTTTGAAGGAAGCCAAGGCCATACTTGAAGGCAACAAAGAGCTGCTCCGAATCTGACTGTAgtacccaaaaaaattaaaccccTCCTCTCTTGTGCTTCAGAAATATAACTTATTCATTCATGTTTGTTCTTATATAGTTCAGAAAACATATCATTTTTTATCGGGAAAAAAAACCACACATACAAATAAAGAGGCAATGAAATGAAAGCACAAACAGCAATGAAACGAAATCACAAACATAGTACAAGCATCGAAGCATTCACGAGAGAGCTCCAAATCAAAGGTCCACACAATGTAAGCGCACAAAGTAATGATTAAATGACAGTTGGATTCACAGAAGCATACGCAAGCAGCTCCTTGTTGCTTTCAATTATGGCCATGTCTTCTTCTTTGAGAGTCAATGACGCTTCTATGCCAACCCCGTCACTCATGTCCATCAACAGAATTTTATTCTTCAACTCACTGCCATGGGTA
This region includes:
- the LOC137727353 gene encoding BAHD acyltransferase At5g47980-like, with the translated sequence MASEIKVEILHKETIKPSSPTPHHLKTTSLSGYDQLTPELYVPLILFYPNGGDEASLDHHASFAYRFSLLKKSLSKTLTHFYPFAGEFVYNVSISCSDHGAGLIEAQVNCPISKILDKPDFQIFRQLIPTSMDSKQAEAGHLLLVQVSSFTCGGLAIGISISHKVADASTLSAFIKSWTAIALGLAGATDHAVPSPEFGIAATLFPPQDIFNSQQVTAEFSPDKGITKRFVFDASKVAALKSKAASATVPNPTRVEVVSALIWKCAMEASRSNLGFTKPSVWSQAVNMRKRSGKTLAENILGNFLWYFAAMSMESEVDLEGLVAKFRNGIEEYKEKYPNSVSCEDALQSIKESGNILINDSMVTYSCSSWCRFPFYETNFGWGQPSWVSTHGSEFKNTILLMDTSDGVGVEALLTVTEEDMAIIEKHEDLLAYASVNPPVI